A region of the Roseiflexus sp. RS-1 genome:
CAGAATCCGTGGCAATCCGTTCGATCCGTGCCAATCCGTGGTTTCTTTTTGAAAAGCGCGTGGATCGGCACGGTTTTTTCTCCCAACATCCGCAGCAATCCGTAGTTCATTATGAATGCGCACGTTGCACCCCAACAGCGCAGGACGCTTGACGTTCTCTTATCGTCAGCCGTATCATGGGGGCACAGGAACATTCACAGGAGAGAACAATGGCTGATACTGTAGCCCTTCCAACGATAACGCTCCGATCTCTGGATGCAGGTTGGAACTATGAGCGTTGGGAGCGCGAACTTCCTGATGACGGCAATCGCTACGAGGTGATCGAGGGCATTCTGTACATGACTACTGCACCGGGTTATTTCCACCAGTGGATCGTGCGTCGTCTGGATCAATACGTCGGCGTGCCGCTGGAACAACAAGGGCTGGCATATGCCGCCACTGCGCCGATTGGCGTGCTGATGCCCGGTTGTGAGCCGGTACAGCCGGATTTTGCGCTGGTACGCCGTGATCGCGCGGGCATCATCAGCGAACGCCGTATCCGCGGCGCCCCCGATCTGATCGCGGAAGTGCTGTCACCATCAAATCCTGAGCAGGACACGGTGATCAAAAGGCGCGTCTACGCCCGTGCAGGCGTGCCCGAGTACTGGATCATTCGCCCTGAAACGCGCGATGTGCTGGTGTGTCGCAACCCCGACGCCACGCTCGGCGATTATACATTCACGCTGCTGGTCGGCGCTGCCGAAACCCTGTTGGCGCACCCGTTTCCGATCAGGATGTCGGTATCGATGATGATCAGCCCGCTCACGCTCTACGACCCCATTCGCGCTGACGCAGACTGCGTAGCCACGCAGTGCTATCCTGCATGTCCTCACGGTCTCGCCACATCCCGATGAACGGCTCATCGGCCAGATTGGTTCGCCGCGTTTTCCTGACAGGCTGTGTGACAGGATAACGAGTTTTCAGAAAAGCGATAAAGTCGATAACCTGCTTCTGCGCTTCTGGAGGCAACGAAGCTATTTCACGAACGATATTTGCAGGCTCCATAGTTCTTGACCCCCTGCTACCCGGAGTAACAAGATATTGTTAACCCATTCGATGATAGCACAAAACCCGTAAGCTGTCAGCACTGCCTGGAGGGGCGCCCCTTCGTCCGCTTGACAAATTTCGCTCTCTGTCACTATCCTGATAGTGATACTGTTTTGATCGCTCTCACGTGGCTACCGGACATCTCTCCATATGTCGAACACCCTCTACGACGACGCCAGACACATCGTTGCTGCGGCGGAAGGCGCCGGTCTCAGCCTGCGTTTGCTTGGCGGCATCGCAGTGTTCCATCTCTGCCCGACGGCGCGTCATCCCGATCTCAGTCGTTCGTATAAAGACATCGACATGATCGGGCGCACGGGAGAACGCACTGCGCTCCAGCGCCTGTTCAGCGAACAGGGGTACGAGCCAGACCGTGAATTTAACCTGCTGCACGGCGCGCAACGCCTGATCTTTCGTCACCCAACCGATGAGCGTCACATCGACGTGTTTCTCGACCGGTTTCAGATGTGTCACACGTTCGACCTGCGCGAACGATTGATCCTGCATCCCGTTACCCTGACGCCGTCCGATCTGTTGCTGACCAAGTTGCAGGTGGT
Encoded here:
- a CDS encoding Uma2 family endonuclease — protein: MADTVALPTITLRSLDAGWNYERWERELPDDGNRYEVIEGILYMTTAPGYFHQWIVRRLDQYVGVPLEQQGLAYAATAPIGVLMPGCEPVQPDFALVRRDRAGIISERRIRGAPDLIAEVLSPSNPEQDTVIKRRVYARAGVPEYWIIRPETRDVLVCRNPDATLGDYTFTLLVGAAETLLAHPFPIRMSVSMMISPLTLYDPIRADADCVATQCYPACPHGLATSR